From a region of the Paenibacillus sp. R14(2021) genome:
- the metH gene encoding methionine synthase — protein MSKPTMQEMMAERILILDGAMGTMIQQRDLGPQDFGGDELDGCNEMLVLTRPDVIRDIHEAYLEAGADILETNTFGATSVVLAEYDIPEKAREINLAAAQIARAAADKFSTPDRPRFVAGALGPTTKTLSVTGGVTFDQLVDSYYEQALALIEGGVDAMLLETSQDTLNVKAGTIGIQKAYEQTGITLPLMISGTIEPMGTTLAGQNIESFYISLEHMKPISIGLNCATGPEFMRDHIRSLSEIALSAVSCYPNAGLPDENGNYHESPESLARKIADFAENGWLNIAGGCCGTTPDHIRAMAETLANYAPRTKMGEHPPAVSGIETVFIEDENRPIMIGERTNISGSRKFKRLIKEEKFDEASEIARAQVKGGAHVIDINLQDTDIDEAYAVHRFLPEVVKKIKVPLMLDSTYDHIIELGLKYSQGKAIINSINLEDGESKFDKILPLIHRYGAAVVCILIDERGQAVSREAKMEVATRSYELLTGKYGMQPEDIIFDPNMFPVGSGDPQYIGSAVETIEGIKMIKAKYPRAKTILGLSNISFGLPDAGREVLNSVYLYHTTKAGLDYAIVNTEKLERYASIPEDERRLAEDLIYNTNDDTLAAFVAAFREKKVLKKEKVSNLTLEERLASYVVEGTKEGLIPDLDLAREKYSPLEIINGPLMRGMEEVGRLFNGNELIVAEVLQSAEVMKASVTHLEQFMEKTESAVKGKIILATVKGDVHDIGKNLVEIILSNNGYKIINLGIKVPPEQLIEAYRKEPVDAIGLSGLLVKSAQQMVVTAQDLRNAGIDAPILVGGAALTRKFTKNRIGMEYDGLVLYAKDAMDGLDIANKLMDKDHRRAYEEEMAAFKASGGAEEQEKKPLPELTRAVKSNVSSDAPVYLPPDLERHVLRNVPIPHIAPYINMSMLLGHHLGLKGNVDNLLKEGNEKAVNLKATVDGLLDDAAKGLLQAHGMYQFFPAQSSGNDIIIYDPKQPGVEIKRFTFPRQHVEPYLCLADFLKSVESGVMDYVGFLVVTAGEGVREKASDLKDKGDYLRSHALQSVALEVAEALAERVHHLMRDTWGFPDHPEMTMKQRHGARYQGIRVSFGYPACPNLEDQGPLFELMHPEDIGIQLTEGFMMEPEASVSAMVFAHPEAQYFNVEKV, from the coding sequence ATGTCGAAACCGACAATGCAAGAGATGATGGCGGAACGGATCCTCATATTGGACGGCGCAATGGGGACGATGATTCAACAACGTGATCTTGGACCTCAGGACTTCGGCGGCGATGAGCTGGACGGCTGTAATGAAATGCTCGTGCTGACGCGTCCGGATGTCATTCGCGATATACATGAAGCGTATTTGGAGGCCGGAGCGGACATTCTCGAAACGAATACGTTCGGGGCAACAAGCGTTGTACTGGCGGAATACGATATTCCGGAGAAGGCAAGGGAAATCAATCTGGCTGCAGCGCAGATCGCACGGGCTGCGGCGGATAAATTTTCGACGCCGGACAGGCCCCGTTTCGTAGCGGGTGCGCTTGGTCCAACAACCAAAACACTGTCCGTCACCGGCGGCGTCACCTTCGATCAGCTGGTCGACAGCTATTACGAGCAGGCGCTAGCGCTGATCGAGGGCGGCGTCGATGCGATGCTGCTCGAGACTTCGCAGGATACGCTCAATGTTAAAGCCGGCACGATCGGCATTCAGAAGGCATACGAGCAAACCGGCATTACGCTCCCGCTGATGATTTCGGGTACGATCGAGCCGATGGGAACGACGCTTGCGGGCCAGAACATCGAGTCATTCTACATCTCCTTGGAACATATGAAGCCGATTTCCATAGGGCTGAACTGCGCGACAGGGCCGGAGTTCATGCGCGACCATATCCGGTCGTTGTCCGAAATTGCCCTCTCTGCGGTGAGCTGTTATCCCAACGCCGGCTTGCCGGATGAGAACGGTAACTACCATGAATCACCGGAATCGCTTGCCAGGAAAATCGCGGATTTCGCTGAGAATGGCTGGTTGAACATTGCAGGGGGCTGCTGCGGCACAACGCCGGATCATATCCGCGCAATGGCGGAAACGCTTGCGAATTATGCTCCCCGGACGAAGATGGGTGAACATCCGCCTGCCGTTTCCGGCATCGAAACCGTCTTTATTGAAGATGAGAACCGGCCTATTATGATCGGAGAACGGACGAATATTTCCGGTTCCCGTAAATTCAAGCGGCTTATAAAAGAAGAGAAGTTCGACGAAGCGTCGGAGATTGCCCGCGCGCAGGTCAAAGGCGGCGCGCACGTCATCGACATCAACCTGCAAGACACCGATATCGACGAAGCTTACGCGGTCCATCGCTTCCTGCCGGAAGTCGTTAAAAAAATCAAGGTGCCGCTGATGCTGGATTCCACCTATGATCACATCATCGAGCTCGGCTTGAAATATTCGCAAGGCAAGGCGATTATCAACTCCATTAACTTGGAGGACGGCGAATCGAAATTCGACAAAATTTTGCCGCTCATCCATCGGTACGGCGCCGCGGTCGTGTGCATTCTGATCGACGAGCGGGGACAAGCCGTATCGCGCGAAGCGAAGATGGAAGTCGCTACACGCTCGTATGAGCTGCTGACGGGTAAATACGGTATGCAGCCGGAAGATATCATTTTCGATCCCAATATGTTCCCGGTCGGCTCGGGCGATCCGCAGTATATCGGCTCGGCTGTCGAGACGATTGAAGGCATCAAGATGATCAAGGCGAAGTATCCGCGCGCCAAGACGATTCTCGGTCTCAGCAACATTTCATTTGGTCTGCCTGATGCGGGCCGCGAGGTGCTGAACTCCGTCTATTTGTATCACACGACGAAGGCCGGTCTCGATTATGCCATTGTAAACACGGAGAAATTGGAGCGTTACGCATCCATTCCGGAGGATGAGCGCCGGCTGGCGGAGGATTTGATTTACAATACGAATGACGATACGCTTGCTGCATTTGTTGCGGCCTTCCGTGAGAAGAAAGTGCTCAAGAAAGAGAAAGTGTCGAACCTGACGCTTGAAGAACGGCTTGCTTCTTACGTGGTCGAGGGAACGAAGGAAGGGTTGATCCCCGATCTCGATCTCGCACGGGAGAAGTATTCGCCGCTTGAAATCATCAACGGTCCGTTGATGCGGGGCATGGAAGAGGTCGGCCGCCTCTTCAACGGGAATGAGCTGATCGTTGCGGAAGTGCTTCAGAGCGCCGAGGTCATGAAAGCATCGGTGACGCATCTGGAGCAATTCATGGAGAAGACGGAGTCCGCGGTGAAAGGGAAGATCATTCTTGCCACCGTGAAAGGCGACGTGCACGATATCGGCAAAAACCTCGTCGAAATCATTTTGTCCAACAATGGCTACAAGATCATCAATCTCGGCATTAAGGTTCCGCCGGAGCAATTGATCGAAGCGTACCGCAAGGAGCCTGTCGATGCAATCGGTCTGTCCGGTCTGCTTGTGAAATCGGCGCAGCAGATGGTCGTCACGGCGCAGGACTTGCGCAATGCGGGTATCGATGCACCGATTCTCGTCGGAGGCGCAGCGCTAACGCGGAAGTTCACCAAAAACCGAATCGGCATGGAATACGACGGCCTGGTCCTCTATGCGAAGGATGCCATGGACGGTCTCGACATTGCCAACAAGCTGATGGATAAGGATCATCGGCGCGCGTACGAAGAAGAAATGGCTGCATTCAAGGCTTCCGGAGGCGCGGAAGAGCAGGAGAAGAAGCCGCTGCCGGAATTGACTCGTGCCGTGAAGTCCAATGTTTCGTCGGACGCGCCGGTGTATCTGCCGCCGGATTTGGAACGCCATGTGCTCCGAAACGTGCCCATCCCGCATATTGCACCGTATATCAACATGTCGATGCTCCTCGGTCATCATCTTGGCTTGAAGGGCAACGTTGATAATCTGCTGAAGGAAGGCAACGAGAAGGCGGTCAATTTGAAGGCGACGGTCGACGGCCTGCTGGACGATGCAGCCAAAGGGCTGCTCCAAGCGCATGGCATGTACCAATTCTTCCCTGCGCAGTCTTCGGGCAACGATATTATTATTTATGATCCGAAGCAGCCAGGCGTGGAGATCAAGCGCTTCACGTTCCCAAGGCAGCATGTAGAGCCGTATCTCTGTCTGGCGGATTTCTTAAAATCCGTCGAGAGCGGCGTTATGGATTACGTCGGCTTCCTCGTCGTTACGGCAGGGGAGGGCGTCCGGGAGAAAGCGAGCGACTTGAAGGATAAAGGCGATTATCTGCGTTCCCACGCCTTGCAGTCGGTTGCGCTGGAAGTCGCGGAAGCTCTTGCAGAGCGCGTGCATCATCTGATGCGCGATACGTGGGGCTTCCCGGATCATCCGGAGATGACAATGAAACAGCGCCACGGCGCGCGTTATCAAGGCATTCGGGTGTCGTTCGGCTATCCGGCATGTCCGAATCTCGAGGACCAGGGTCCGCTGTTCGAGCTGATGCATCCGGAAGACATCGGCATCCAGCTGACCGAGGGCTTCATGATGGAGCCGGAAGCATCGGTATCCGCGATGGTGTTTGCGCATCCAGAAGCGCAATATTTCAACGTCGAAAAAGTATAA
- a CDS encoding acireductone dioxygenase — MAEIRVRSTNERISGEENVRAFLDRQEVLYEHWNADKLPAELHNKFVLSDEEKATILATFDEEIRDLAARRGYQIWDVISLSDSTPNIEELLKKFEQIHTHTEDEIRGIVSGRGIFIIKGDEQTGYFDVELEPGDVISVPENKAHFFTLMDNREIIAVRLFIEKDGWIANNIEDPTFA; from the coding sequence ATGGCTGAAATTCGAGTACGCAGCACGAACGAGCGGATTAGCGGAGAAGAGAACGTGCGTGCGTTCCTGGATCGTCAAGAGGTATTGTACGAGCACTGGAACGCTGACAAGCTCCCGGCTGAACTTCATAACAAATTCGTACTAAGCGACGAGGAGAAAGCAACGATTCTCGCCACGTTCGATGAGGAAATTCGCGATTTGGCAGCACGCCGCGGCTATCAAATCTGGGATGTCATTTCACTCTCGGACTCTACGCCGAACATTGAGGAATTGCTGAAGAAATTCGAGCAAATCCACACGCACACCGAAGACGAAATTCGCGGGATCGTATCCGGACGCGGTATTTTCATCATCAAGGGCGACGAGCAAACCGGTTATTTCGACGTTGAGCTAGAGCCAGGCGATGTGATTTCGGTGCCTGAGAACAAAGCGCATTTCTTCACACTCATGGACAATCGCGAAATTATCGCCGTACGCTTGTTCATCGAGAAAGACGGCTGGATTGCGAACAACATCGAAGATCCGACGTTTGCTTAA